In Rhinoraja longicauda isolate Sanriku21f chromosome 29, sRhiLon1.1, whole genome shotgun sequence, the sequence ccacaggctccgtgGTTGAAGCTCCCAAAGTTGATCCCCACCAAAAGGACCGCCAgtgccacgatgttaggctgcagtgcggacggagatacgatacggaaaaagttgcatctccagcaaggaaagagatttttttttaagtttcccgcttcccacccccacataacacaAAACTATAGATACACTAACATTTAACGCgcacatacatttaacaaaagactgaaaacaaaagaagaaaaggacgagacatcGTATGGCGCCATCAAGTCTCTCTTGGACAACACAGGTATTAGCTACAATGTTTTGGTGGTTTACATAAATGGTCCAAAATTATTTCCACAGCCCAACAAGTAAATGACGTTGCAAAAAAAACTTCCATCCTTGCCAGTCATCTACGTCTCGAGAGGAATAAAAGTTTTTCAAATTCCAAAACTAACTTTTTTATCACTTCCCTTGCAGGTAGCACACAGATACGATGGCGATGTTTCGGACTGGGATTCTTGTTTTAACATCTCCACTTCCCCTTATTCCTTCACGTATTGCTCCAGTCCTGGCAGCAGCTGCTAAAATTGTGCAACATATTTTATATGTTCACTTACACCCTGGTTTGGGACTTGCAGGAAATTGCATTCAACTTGCGCCAGCTTACATTCCAGCAAATCAGGAGGTGTCCCAAATACTGACACATCTTTATGCAAAGAGTTCAAATATTTGCAGTTACCTTGATGTCAGGGTCATTCTTTCAAATATTAAAAATCATTGCTCAACTCAACGCCCATTTTCATCAGTCCAAATGCTTTCAGAACCACCGGAGGTAGTCCTAACAGACTATCATGTCATAGACTTGAATCAATCCAATTTAGTTATGCAATGTTTGGAAAAATATATCTTGAGCTGCTATACGTGCAAACCGAACTTGAGGGGCATTTTTTTACCAAGTGGGGTTGACGATGCAGAAAATCTCTGCCCTGATATGGAGGATTCCAGTCTGTGTGAAAGTATTCCAAACTACAGCGATGTTGTGTTAGGGGGCACCTTCGACCGACTCCATTGTGCTCACAAGATCCTTCTCAGCATATCATGCCTTCTTACAAGAAAACGTTTATTAATCGGAGTGTCTGATGGCGAATTACTAAATAGTGAGTATCAAGTGCTTCTACCAGTATATTTATTCGGTTCAGTAAGCCTGTTATCAAATTGTCAAGATGCACCTTGTATTCTGTGAGTGATCACAATGGCAGTCAtttgaatttgtttttaaaatctCTGCCTCAAAGAGCTAAAAGGTCTAAAAGTAGGCTTGTTTAACATGTGTTGGATAGTACTGGAGCACTTTATTTCATTGTGAAATCAATTCGCTGATATAGTAATGTTCGATTAAATTTAACATTTTTGTTAAAGAGAgatataaattgctggagtaattcagcaggtcaggcagcatctctggagagaaaggatggatgTTTCGGGACGTgactataaaccaccatctgcagttctttgcttctacattttaAACTTTGGTTAAGATTGAGGTTGATTTAAGTAATAGTATCAATGATTTAATGAGTGCTGTTGCATTTTTATTTAATATCTTAAATTTATTGACAGGATTTGGGCACCGTGACCAAAAGCAGTATTTGTTGCCTTTCCCTAATTGcttttgagaaggtggtggtgagctgcctcgtattaagcgaaatatgaggtgctgttcatccaatttgcactgggcctcactctgacaatggaggaggcccaggacagaaacgcCTGTGTGTGAATGGGATAGGGAaactaaagtgtttagcaaccgggagatcaaggatgtttaggtggactgagcggagatattcagcgaaatgatcaccgagcctgcgcttggtctcgctgatatatgaaatatgaaaaataatatgaaatatgaaaaaatatgaaaatatataggagtcatagacacatagaaaaataggtgcaggcgcaggccattcggccttacgagccagcatcgccaatcaatgtgatcatggctgatcatctaaaatcagtaccccccttcctgcattttctccatgtcccttgattcttttagccctaagaaacatagaagcatagaaaataggtgcaggagttggccattcggctcttcgagtcagcactgccattcaatatgatcatggctgatcatccaaaatcagtacccattccggctttttccccaaatcccttgattctcgtagccctaagagctaaatctggctctctcttgaaaacatccagtgaataagcctccactgccttctgtggtagagaattccagagattcacaactctctgggtgaaaaggttttttctcctctcagtcctaagtggactaccccttattcttaaactgtgacctctgtttctggactcccccaacatcgggaacatttttctgcatctacccgcccaatcctctaagaagtttatatgtttctataagattccctctcatccttctaaattccaggaattaacctggtgaacctacgataCACTCcattaatagcaataatgtccttccacaaattaggatgccagaattgcacgcaatactccaggtagcatgtacaactgtagtaggacctcctttctcctatacccaaatcctctcgcaatgaaggccaacatgccattagctttctttactgcctgccccACCTGAATGCTTTCagtgtcttcttcttgcgtttgaggcagcagaagttatgtaacgccctccaggcgctgaagCCACTGCAATGTGCTTTTGTCAAGGGCCGttaggtctacccctccactagggggacggaggacagtgcagtcgaaaatgacatgcagcgctgtttgctggtctgctccacacacgcaggctgctgatgaacgcaacccccaacgatgcatgttggcgttgaaccggccgacccctgtgcggagccggttcagggcgacccactctttgcgggacaTGTCAGAgctgggtggggctgtggtgatcTGTCGgtgtagggcgtaggcagccagtgatgatccgcatggtgtcgttgagggtggtgtctaccttgctggtatgagcgctgcggcaccatgctggggcagcttactcagcggcgctgtacacgagtgcaagagcactggttcgaagagtagatgtcctggcgccccttgacgatccggccaagcaatgcaggaggttgttccgtgccgagactttagcacggagagcttcaaggtgttgcttgtaggtcagctgccgatctagtttcaccccgaggtatgtaaaaaatgggttgtagggtaggggtgacccattgagggtgacggttagctggcgttgaactTCCTTGTTCAGATTAAAGCCGTTGTgttggtttttgccacactcagttttagtctccaggtcttaaggtagcccacgacatgttccatatccgccgagagcacatcctcaacatttgaccaactcttgtccgGGTGCAGTAGGGCctagtgactgatgtacatgcacacccaggtctcgttgcacttccccttttcctaatctgaaactattcagataataatctgccttcctgttcttgccaccaaagtggataacctcacatttatccgtgttattacaatacaatacaatacaatacaatatatctttattgtcattgtacccaggggtacaacgagattgggaatgcgcctcccatacgatgcaataatttaggtaatttagacagctgcaaccctactgcatctgccatgtatctgcccactcacccaacctatccaagtcaccctgcagcctcatagcatcctcctcgcagctcacactgccacccagctttgtatcacctgcaaatctggagatgttacatttaattcccttgtctaaatcgttaatatatactcctggaacagcagatacagtagatgaggctggaggaggtgcaagtgaacctctgcctcacctgaaaagacatttggggtccttggataaattcgagggagaggggaaagggacaggtgttgcacatcATGCAGGGGAAGGTTCCTGtgcagggggtggtttgggtggaaagggatgagttaaccagggagttgcggagagaacgttctctgcggaaagcagaaagggtatggagatgggaagttgtagctagtggtgggatcccgttggaggtggtgaaaatgtcagcGGATTATGtactgtatgtgacggctgatgggctgaaaggtgaggactaggggactCGGTCCCAGTTGCGactggagggggagcaagagcagatctGAAATCAAAAAACGGCAGGgaaatgtcagagatggtccaagtgaatccctgttccaggtgtacactggccctatcctcggtctatctccgctacattgatgacggCATCGGGGTACCTCCTGCATCCAATcagaactcacggacttcattaacttcactactaaTTGCCAttgtgcactcaaattcacttggaccatccccGACATCCCCCTATCATTtgttgatctcactgtctccatcacaggagatagactatcgactgacggcAAAGACGAACCCCTACTCCCAACTCCtccatctacgctgcatctgtgcccaagatgaggtgttccataccaggtcatctgagatgtcctcattctttaggggacCGGGATTCCCCTCTACTATCATAGATGAGGtcttcactcgtgtctcctcggtaccacgcagctctgcccttgctccccctcctcccagccGCCTCAGAGACAGAGTCCTCCTGTCCTCGCCTTtcacccatcagccgttgcatacaacacataattctccaatatttttgccacctcctatgggatcccaccactagccacatcttcacatctccaaccctttctgtagagactgttccctccgcaactccctagttaactcgtccctcccacccaaaccaccccatcctcaggtaccttcccctgcaaacgcaggagatgcaacacgtgtCCCTATACCATCTCCCTCGACTGTTCAAGGACCCTAACAATCTTTTTCggtgaggcagagtttcacttgcACCTTTTCCAACCTCATATACTGtaaccgctgttccaggtgtggactcctatatatcgccgATCGTTTCACCAAACCATCTCCATTCAGTCCTGGTTGCCTAAACCGTTcagtcctggttgctaaacaatttaacttccccttcccatttccaccctgacctttctatcgtgggcctcctccattgtcagagtgaggcccagtgcaaattcgaggatcagcatctcatatttcacttgggcagattacaccccaccggtatgaatattgacttctctgatttcaagtaatccttgctttcccactctctccatccatccccttcctagttctccgaccagtctgactttcCCCTTGATTAAATGATATCTCTGCTTCGTTGTAAACTTCTTCtccctaacaatgatctattctacattttccttgatgtccatcccctttgatatcttgttttcacaccttacacatccttatctctgtgtctccctctcccctgactttcagattgaagaagggtctcgacccataacatcaccccttccttctacccagagatgctgcctgtcctgctgagttactccagccttttgtgtctataatttaacaaaatattatgttCATTACAGGTAAAGTACTGAAGGAATTGATTGAACCGTACCAAGATCGTGTGGAGAAGGTTAGGGAGTTCCTTTTGGATGTGAATCCTACTGTACAATACGAGCTTGTTTCTCTGAGAGAACGCTATGGACCATCTATTACTGACTCGAACCTAAAGTGCATTGTTGTTAGCGATGAAACCCAAAAGGGTGGAGAAGCAGTGAACCGGAAGCGACAAGAAAACGTACGTAGAAAACAAAGGACCTTTCTAAAACACAGAACaacaatttaaaatgttttaaatattgtaaaattgtcccaaaggGCTTTGGTTACACCAATCTTTGTTAAAGCTACATGACCATCTAAACACACAGCCAAAGATGTATCACGATACCACAGAAGTTATTTTGTTATTAAAAATGGAGAAATTGCGTCCTTTCAGAATGTGATAGGGACTCTTtgggtagggggggtggggacATGGGTGAGAGGCAATCAttgtgtgaggggtgagtgtgtaaGGAAGGCTCTGTTTGGGTGAGTGTGAGGTGTTGATCTTTGGGTGGGTCTTTGTTATTGCCATGTTTCTAACAGCACCAGATTCATAACTGCCACTTAAACGAACAAAGGCAgcaggcccaaacctttcctgctttATTGCTATTTGCTGATATTCTTCCCATTGTAATAGCATTGCTGC encodes:
- the coasy gene encoding bifunctional coenzyme A synthase isoform X1, which codes for MAMFRTGILVLTSPLPLIPSRIAPVLAAAAKIVQHILYVHLHPGLGLAGNCIQLAPAYIPANQEVSQILTHLYAKSSNICSYLDVRVILSNIKNHCSTQRPFSSVQMLSEPPEVVLTDYHVIDLNQSNLVMQCLEKYILSCYTCKPNLRGIFLPSGVDDAENLCPDMEDSSLCESIPNYSDVVLGGTFDRLHCAHKILLSISCLLTRKRLLIGVSDGELLNSKVLKELIEPYQDRVEKVREFLLDVNPTVQYELVSLRERYGPSITDSNLKCIVVSDETQKGGEAVNRKRQENDLQELVLHKISLIKDVHHTHNEEEKISSSTLRKRLLGSLLIPPKNDPKMPSIPYVIGLTGYMGCGKTSVVQHLQRMGASTINADALGHESYLPGRPAHQKIVQEFGQDILLKDGTIDRVALGKIVFGDVEKLKCLTSIVWPETAILIKQMISKAGAEGKSVCVVDAALLLEAGWMDMVHEVWVIIVPEEEALKRIMERDNINEEDAKKRLANQWTNAQRVHHANVVLCTQWEPQFTEEQIQKAWQLLQNRRPTC
- the coasy gene encoding bifunctional coenzyme A synthase isoform X2, with product MAMFRTGILVLTSPLPLIPSRIAPVLAAAAKIVQHILYVHLHPGLGLAGNCIQLAPAYIPANQEVSQILTHLYAKSSNICSYLDVRVILSNIKNHCSTQRPFSSVQMLSEPPEVVLTDYHVIDLNQSNLVMQCLEKYILSCYTCKPNLRGIFLPSGVDDAENLCPDMEDSSLCESIPNYSDVVLGGTFDRLHCAHKILLSISCLLTRKRLLIGVSDGELLNSKVLKELIEPYQDRVEKVREFLLDVNPTVQYELVSLRERYGPSITDSNLKCIVVSDETQKGGEAVNRKRQENDLQELVLHKISLIKDVHHTHNEEEKISSSTLRKRLLGSLLIPPKNDPKMPSIPYVIGLTGYMGCGKTSVVQHLQRMGASTINADALGHESYLPGRPAHQKIVQEFGQDILLKDGTIDRVALGKIVFGDVEKLKCLTSIVWPETAILIKQMISKAGAEGKSVCVVDAALLLEAGWMDMVHEVWALKRIMERDNINEEDAKKRLANQWTNAQRVHHANVVLCTQWEPQFTEEQIQKAWQLLQNRRPTC